From one Anaerotruncus rubiinfantis genomic stretch:
- the malQ gene encoding 4-alpha-glucanotransferase, with protein sequence MRASGILLHISSLPSDYGIGTIGQAAFDFVDFLHTAGQRFWQVLPLGPTSYGDSPYQSFSTFAGNPYFIDLDLLTQDGLLEKQEYEGIDWGDDPACTDYEKLYKNRFSVLRRAFERGFARDEKAVAEFRRRQGGWLEDYALFMALKDRFGGRAWSEWDDGLRLREPGALERARLECVEDLDFWVYVQYLFFTQWFALKTYANKNGVELIGDLPIYVAADSADVWAHPELFWLDEDRKPVFIAGVPPDYFSPDGQLWGNPLYDWKVHEETGYHWWIERIRMVTSVCDMVRIDHFRGFAGFYAVPFGDADAKGGHWEKGPGRAVFAAAEKELGKSRIIAEDLGILTDDVYELLRQTGFPGMKILQFAFDSNWDNVYLPHNHVRHSVIYTGTHDNDTLMHWWETALAPQDRQHAADYMRLNESEGVNWGILHTVWASVAELAVAPIQDFLALGGEARMNTPSTLGGNWQFRLQKGMLTGQLAEKIERMSGLYQRSTL encoded by the coding sequence ATGAGAGCCAGTGGAATCCTCCTGCATATTTCCTCGCTGCCGTCCGATTACGGGATTGGAACGATCGGGCAGGCAGCGTTTGATTTTGTGGACTTTTTGCATACGGCGGGCCAGCGTTTCTGGCAGGTTCTGCCGCTCGGGCCGACCAGCTACGGCGACAGTCCGTATCAGTCCTTTTCCACCTTTGCGGGCAACCCGTATTTCATCGATCTTGACCTGCTCACACAGGACGGGCTGCTCGAAAAGCAGGAGTATGAAGGCATTGACTGGGGGGACGATCCCGCCTGTACCGACTATGAGAAGCTTTATAAAAACCGGTTCTCCGTCCTGCGCCGGGCGTTTGAACGCGGTTTTGCCCGTGACGAAAAAGCGGTTGCGGAATTTCGGCGCAGGCAGGGGGGCTGGCTTGAGGATTACGCGCTGTTCATGGCGCTCAAGGACCGGTTCGGCGGCCGCGCATGGAGCGAATGGGACGACGGGCTGCGCCTGCGCGAACCGGGCGCGCTCGAACGCGCCCGGCTGGAATGCGTGGAGGATCTCGACTTCTGGGTTTATGTGCAGTATCTGTTTTTCACCCAGTGGTTTGCGCTGAAAACCTATGCAAACAAAAACGGCGTCGAGTTGATCGGAGACCTGCCGATCTACGTGGCGGCGGACAGCGCGGACGTCTGGGCACATCCGGAGCTTTTCTGGCTGGATGAGGACCGCAAACCGGTCTTTATCGCCGGCGTGCCGCCCGATTATTTCTCGCCGGACGGCCAGCTCTGGGGCAACCCGCTTTACGACTGGAAGGTGCATGAAGAAACGGGTTACCATTGGTGGATCGAACGTATCCGGATGGTCACATCGGTGTGCGACATGGTGCGGATCGACCATTTTCGGGGCTTTGCGGGCTTTTATGCGGTGCCGTTCGGGGATGCGGACGCAAAGGGCGGTCATTGGGAAAAAGGTCCGGGCCGCGCGGTGTTCGCGGCGGCGGAGAAGGAACTCGGAAAGAGCCGGATCATTGCGGAGGACCTGGGCATTCTGACCGATGATGTTTACGAGCTGCTCCGGCAAACCGGTTTCCCGGGTATGAAGATTTTACAGTTCGCGTTCGATTCGAACTGGGATAATGTCTACCTACCGCACAACCATGTGCGCCACAGCGTTATCTATACCGGCACGCATGACAACGACACGCTGATGCACTGGTGGGAAACGGCGCTCGCGCCGCAGGACCGGCAGCACGCGGCGGATTACATGCGGCTGAATGAATCCGAAGGGGTCAACTGGGGGATTCTTCATACCGTATGGGCGAGTGTGGCCGAGCTTGCGGTCGCGCCGATCCAGGACTTTTTGGCGCTGGGCGGCGAGGCGCGGATGAACACGCCGTCGACACTGGGCGGCAATTGGCAGTTCCGGCTGCAAAAGGGAATGCTGACCGGACAGCTCGCGGAAAAGATCGAACGGATGAGCGGCCTTTACCAGCGTTCGACGCTGTGA
- the uraA gene encoding uracil permease, with translation MSTKRIIGIDERPPLGQFIPLSLQHMFAMFGASVLVPILFGINSSIVLFMNGLGTLLFIAVTKGRAPAYLGSSFAFIAPTLYLIANHPAGFRAAQGGYVAVGIAGCIVAFIIYKCGTNWIDVVLPPAAMGPVVALIGLELSAEAAKTAGMIVNESNPAIDPRAVVVFLITLGVAVFGQVLFRGFLSVIPILIAIIAGYAASYFAGMVSFEAVLQSDFFVIPNFQMPVFDGGAIMVMMPALLVILSEHIGHQVVTSQIVDRNLIKDPGLHRSIFGDNFSTAVSGMLGSVPTTTYGENIGVMAVTKVYSVWVIGGAAICSIILSFVGPIAALINTIPGAVIGGISFLLYGMIGTSGLRILVDQRVDYGKSRNLALTSVIFVTGLSGIAIDMGNIQLKGMALACIVGMFMSLIFYIFDKYNLTNDKEEN, from the coding sequence ATGAGTACAAAAAGAATCATCGGTATCGACGAGCGTCCGCCTCTGGGGCAATTTATCCCGCTGAGCCTGCAGCATATGTTTGCAATGTTCGGCGCATCGGTCCTGGTTCCGATCCTGTTTGGCATCAACTCTTCAATCGTCCTGTTCATGAACGGTCTGGGGACGCTGCTCTTCATCGCGGTCACCAAGGGCCGTGCTCCGGCCTATCTCGGATCTTCGTTTGCATTCATCGCGCCTACCCTCTACCTGATCGCCAATCACCCGGCGGGCTTTCGCGCGGCGCAGGGCGGATATGTGGCGGTCGGTATCGCGGGCTGTATCGTGGCCTTCATCATCTATAAATGCGGAACCAACTGGATCGACGTGGTGCTGCCGCCCGCGGCTATGGGCCCGGTCGTCGCGCTCATCGGCCTGGAGCTTTCCGCGGAAGCTGCCAAGACCGCCGGTATGATCGTCAACGAGTCGAATCCTGCGATCGATCCGCGCGCGGTTGTCGTATTTCTGATCACGCTGGGCGTCGCGGTTTTCGGGCAGGTGCTCTTCCGCGGCTTTCTCTCGGTCATCCCGATCCTCATCGCAATCATCGCCGGCTATGCCGCGTCCTATTTTGCGGGGATGGTCAGCTTTGAAGCGGTCCTGCAGTCGGATTTCTTCGTTATCCCGAATTTCCAGATGCCGGTTTTTGACGGCGGCGCCATCATGGTGATGATGCCTGCCCTTCTGGTCATCCTGTCCGAGCATATCGGGCATCAGGTGGTCACCAGCCAGATCGTCGACCGCAACCTGATCAAGGACCCGGGCCTGCATCGCTCGATCTTTGGCGACAACTTCTCCACCGCGGTTTCCGGTATGCTCGGTTCGGTCCCAACCACCACCTACGGCGAAAACATCGGCGTCATGGCGGTCACCAAAGTATACAGCGTCTGGGTCATCGGCGGCGCCGCGATTTGCTCGATCATCCTCTCGTTCGTCGGTCCGATCGCCGCGCTCATCAACACCATCCCCGGCGCAGTCATCGGCGGCATCTCCTTCCTGCTCTACGGCATGATCGGCACCTCCGGCCTGCGCATCCTGGTCGACCAGCGGGTCGATTACGGCAAATCCCGCAACCTGGCGCTCACTTCGGTTATCTTCGTCACCGGTCTTTCCGGCATCGCGATCGATATGGGCAACATCCAGCTCAAGGGCATGGCGCTGGCTTGCATCGTCGGCATGTTTATGAGCCTGATCTTTTATATCTTCGATAAATACAACCTCACCAACGACAAAGAGGAAAACTGA
- the pgsA gene encoding CDP-diacylglycerol--glycerol-3-phosphate 3-phosphatidyltransferase, producing MNLPNKLTVLRMALIPVFLIFMFADAIPWRYLWAAAVFGAASFTDYLDGNIARRDGLVTNFGKLMDPLADKLLVFSALICFIPLGRASALGVFVILARELLVTSVRLIAAEHGAVIAADKLGKLKTVFQIIWVLYTLFAMWVTWDILPPSPHSYSVQFFIGDVVLQLVVVVLTLLSGWNYIWKNRGLFDDIR from the coding sequence ATGAACCTGCCAAATAAGCTCACCGTGCTGCGCATGGCGCTGATTCCGGTGTTTCTGATCTTTATGTTTGCGGACGCGATCCCGTGGCGCTATCTCTGGGCCGCGGCAGTCTTTGGGGCGGCGTCGTTTACCGACTACCTTGACGGAAACATCGCCCGCCGTGATGGGCTGGTCACAAATTTCGGCAAGCTGATGGACCCGCTCGCGGATAAGCTGCTGGTCTTTTCGGCGCTCATCTGCTTCATCCCGCTCGGGCGTGCCTCGGCGTTGGGCGTCTTTGTCATCCTGGCGCGGGAATTGCTGGTCACTTCGGTGCGGCTGATTGCCGCAGAGCATGGCGCGGTCATTGCCGCCGACAAGCTTGGCAAGCTTAAGACTGTGTTCCAGATCATCTGGGTGCTCTATACGCTGTTTGCGATGTGGGTCACCTGGGACATTCTTCCGCCGTCTCCGCATTCCTATTCGGTGCAGTTCTTCATCGGCGACGTGGTGCTGCAATTGGTCGTGGTGGTGCTGACCCTGCTTTCGGGCTGGAATTACATCTGGAAGAACCGGGGACTGTTTGACGACATCCGCTGA
- the cysS gene encoding cysteine--tRNA ligase: MKIFNTLTRQKEEFIPIEPGKVKMYACGPTVYNFIHIGNARPICVFDTLRRYLEYRGYDVTFVQNFTDIDDKLINKANEEGITVKEVAERYIKEYLTDTEGLGIRPANIHPRATENIDTIIDMVKSLEEKGYAYAHEGSVYFRSRKFPEYGKLSHQPLEDLESGARIDVSEAKEDPLDFVLWKAAKPGEPSWTSPWGEGRPGWHIECSAMIRRHLGETIDIHCGGQDLIFPHHENEIAQSECCTGAEYVRYWMHNGYINVDNRKMSKSLGNFFTVREVAEKFGYEPIKFMMLQAHYRSPINYNLEVIEQCKAALERLHNCRDNLDFALENACGAPTEGEETFKKAADNRIAQFVEAMDDDLNTADGIAALFELARDINSFFTETRSKEAVSYAIAKFDELTGVLGLLYNRKADSLDSEVEALIADRQAARKAKDFARADAIRDKLSKMGIVLKDTPQGVQWSRK, from the coding sequence ATGAAAATTTTCAACACACTCACCCGTCAGAAAGAGGAATTTATCCCAATTGAGCCGGGCAAGGTCAAAATGTATGCCTGCGGCCCGACCGTCTATAACTTCATCCACATCGGCAACGCGCGCCCGATCTGCGTGTTCGACACGCTGCGCCGCTACTTGGAATACCGCGGCTATGACGTTACCTTTGTCCAGAATTTCACCGACATTGACGACAAGCTTATCAACAAGGCGAATGAGGAAGGAATCACCGTTAAGGAAGTCGCGGAGCGTTACATCAAAGAATATCTGACCGATACCGAAGGCCTCGGAATCCGCCCGGCGAATATCCATCCGCGCGCGACCGAAAATATTGACACGATCATCGATATGGTCAAGTCGCTGGAGGAGAAGGGCTACGCCTATGCGCACGAAGGCAGTGTGTATTTCCGCTCCCGCAAGTTTCCCGAATATGGGAAGCTCTCGCATCAGCCGCTTGAGGACCTTGAAAGCGGCGCCCGCATTGATGTGAGCGAGGCCAAGGAGGACCCGCTCGATTTCGTCCTCTGGAAGGCTGCCAAGCCTGGCGAGCCAAGCTGGACTTCCCCATGGGGAGAGGGCCGTCCCGGCTGGCATATCGAATGCAGCGCGATGATCCGCCGCCATCTGGGCGAAACGATCGACATCCACTGCGGCGGGCAGGATCTCATCTTCCCGCACCATGAAAATGAGATTGCGCAGAGCGAATGCTGCACAGGCGCGGAATATGTACGTTATTGGATGCACAACGGCTACATCAACGTTGACAACCGCAAGATGAGCAAGTCGCTCGGTAACTTCTTTACCGTGCGCGAGGTTGCGGAGAAGTTTGGCTACGAGCCGATTAAATTTATGATGCTGCAGGCGCATTACCGCAGCCCCATCAACTATAACCTTGAGGTGATTGAGCAGTGCAAGGCTGCGCTCGAACGGCTCCACAACTGCCGTGACAATCTCGACTTTGCGCTGGAAAACGCGTGCGGCGCGCCCACCGAAGGGGAGGAAACTTTCAAAAAAGCAGCTGACAACCGCATTGCACAGTTTGTCGAAGCGATGGATGACGACCTTAACACCGCTGATGGCATCGCCGCGCTGTTTGAGCTGGCGCGTGACATCAACAGCTTTTTCACTGAGACGCGCTCGAAGGAAGCGGTTTCCTACGCGATCGCGAAGTTTGATGAGCTGACCGGCGTGCTTGGCCTGCTTTATAACCGAAAGGCCGATTCACTCGACAGTGAGGTTGAAGCGCTGATCGCCGACCGGCAGGCCGCCCGCAAGGCAAAGGATTTTGCCAGAGCGGACGCCATCCGCGACAAGCTGAGCAAAATGGGCATTGTCCTCAAGGACACCCCGCAGGGTGTCCAGTGGTCGCGCAAATAA
- the rimO gene encoding 30S ribosomal protein S12 methylthiotransferase RimO, translated as MAVKVGMVSLGCSKNQVDAELLLAMIVKGGYEICADAACCDVVIVNTCGFIEAAKQESIETILEFCQMKDAGKVKAVVVTGCLAERYREQVAEEIPEADVVLGIGRNADIITAIEDALAGKKTVAFGEKDDLPLEGERVLANEPFFAYLKVADGCDNRCAYCAIPLIRGHFRSRPIEKVVEEAKRLVSRGVTELDVVAQDTTRYGEDLYGKLMLPELLRRLCGIDGVKWVRVLYCYPDRVTDELLETMAAEEKIVKYMDIPIQHVSGRILNLMNRRGDAGSLAALMQKIREKVPGVVLRTTLITGFPTETEEEFTELCEFIRKVKFERLGCFAYSQEEDTPAGEMEDQIDPEVKERRAQIVMEEQYGIMEAFNLSQVGRTLTVAVEGREKKFWYGRSYMDAPDIDTKVYFSGRKKYAPGEYVRVAIDGVVGYDLRGKAID; from the coding sequence ATGGCTGTAAAAGTGGGGATGGTATCCCTGGGCTGCTCGAAAAACCAGGTCGACGCGGAGCTGCTGCTTGCGATGATCGTGAAAGGCGGTTATGAAATCTGCGCCGATGCGGCATGCTGCGACGTGGTCATCGTCAACACCTGCGGCTTCATCGAGGCCGCGAAACAGGAGAGCATCGAAACGATTCTGGAGTTCTGCCAGATGAAGGATGCGGGGAAGGTGAAGGCGGTCGTCGTGACCGGATGCCTGGCCGAGCGATACCGCGAGCAGGTTGCTGAGGAGATCCCGGAGGCTGACGTGGTGCTGGGAATCGGACGCAACGCGGATATCATAACCGCGATCGAGGACGCGCTCGCAGGTAAAAAGACAGTTGCGTTCGGGGAGAAGGACGACCTGCCGCTCGAGGGCGAGCGGGTGCTCGCGAACGAGCCGTTCTTTGCCTATCTCAAAGTGGCGGATGGCTGCGACAACCGCTGCGCCTACTGCGCCATCCCGCTCATCCGGGGGCATTTCCGCTCGCGGCCGATTGAGAAGGTTGTGGAGGAGGCCAAGCGGCTGGTTTCGCGCGGCGTAACCGAGCTTGACGTGGTCGCGCAGGACACCACCCGGTACGGTGAGGATCTCTATGGAAAGCTGATGCTGCCGGAGCTTTTGCGGCGGCTTTGCGGGATTGACGGGGTCAAATGGGTGCGGGTACTTTACTGCTACCCCGACCGGGTCACCGACGAACTGCTCGAAACGATGGCTGCGGAGGAGAAGATCGTCAAATATATGGATATCCCGATCCAGCATGTGAGCGGGCGGATTTTGAATCTGATGAACCGGCGCGGCGACGCGGGAAGCCTCGCGGCGCTGATGCAAAAGATCCGGGAGAAGGTGCCTGGCGTCGTGCTGCGCACCACGCTGATCACCGGCTTTCCGACCGAAACGGAAGAAGAGTTTACAGAGTTGTGCGAATTTATCCGGAAGGTGAAATTCGAGCGGCTCGGGTGCTTTGCCTATTCGCAGGAGGAGGATACCCCCGCGGGCGAGATGGAGGATCAGATCGACCCGGAGGTGAAGGAACGCCGTGCGCAGATCGTGATGGAGGAGCAGTACGGTATCATGGAAGCGTTCAACCTTTCCCAGGTGGGCAGGACGCTCACAGTGGCGGTTGAAGGCCGCGAGAAAAAATTCTGGTATGGGCGCAGCTATATGGACGCGCCGGACATTGACACCAAAGTTTACTTTAGCGGGCGCAAAAAATATGCGCCCGGAGAATATGTGCGGGTCGCAATCGATGGGGTTGTCGGCTATGACCTGCGTGGAAAGGCGATCGACTGA
- the epsC gene encoding serine O-acetyltransferase EpsC, which produces MLETFKKDIQAVKDRDPAARSTLETVLVSSGLHAIMLHRPAHWLYKHEHFLSARVVSQAARFLTGVEIHPGAKIGTGVLIDHGMGVVIGETAEVGDGCTIYQGVTLGGTGKDKGKRHPTLGKNVTVGAGAKVLGPFSVGDGAKVAANAVLLESVPAESTAVGVPARVVRVAGRKPVGLDHVHIPDPVAQELCKLQFKIDKLEKRIRELEKDGDAGEQTEKKMAAVLDE; this is translated from the coding sequence ATGCTTGAAACTTTCAAAAAGGATATACAGGCGGTCAAAGACCGGGACCCGGCGGCGCGGAGCACATTGGAAACCGTGCTGGTTTCATCCGGCCTGCATGCGATTATGCTGCACCGCCCGGCCCATTGGCTTTATAAACACGAACACTTTCTCTCCGCCCGTGTGGTCAGCCAGGCGGCCAGGTTTCTGACCGGCGTCGAAATCCATCCCGGAGCAAAGATTGGCACCGGCGTGCTGATCGATCATGGCATGGGGGTCGTTATCGGAGAGACCGCGGAGGTTGGGGACGGCTGCACCATTTATCAGGGAGTGACCCTGGGCGGTACCGGCAAGGACAAGGGCAAGCGCCATCCGACGCTTGGCAAAAATGTCACGGTTGGCGCGGGCGCGAAGGTGCTCGGCCCGTTCTCGGTTGGGGACGGCGCGAAGGTCGCCGCCAACGCCGTGCTGCTCGAATCGGTCCCCGCCGAATCGACTGCGGTGGGGGTCCCGGCACGTGTGGTGCGGGTGGCGGGGCGCAAGCCGGTCGGGCTTGACCATGTGCACATCCCCGACCCGGTCGCGCAGGAGCTCTGCAAGCTGCAGTTTAAAATTGACAAACTGGAAAAGCGTATCCGGGAACTGGAAAAGGACGGGGACGCGGGAGAGCAGACGGAAAAAAAGATGGCCGCCGTTTTGGACGAATAA